From one Candidatus Hydrogenedentota bacterium genomic stretch:
- a CDS encoding GDYXXLXY domain-containing protein codes for MKTVQWAAFVVMALAQLAVPFLMIGSREDVLASGVAYKFRCGPVDPYDAFRGRYVALSFPDMQLENWTGMFFDGTETAYALLRVDEVGLAKIADVTLSPPASGDYLKVKAYGGGAGNSTLWVTLPFDRYYMDEFQAPAAEAAYRGQSRTEEGAHAVIRVREGEGVIAGLYFGDLSIEEYLRQEAEKTVPAE; via the coding sequence ATGAAAACCGTGCAATGGGCTGCTTTCGTGGTTATGGCGCTTGCCCAGTTGGCGGTGCCTTTCCTCATGATTGGATCGCGCGAGGATGTGCTGGCGTCGGGCGTGGCGTACAAGTTCCGCTGCGGACCGGTGGACCCCTACGACGCGTTTCGCGGGCGTTATGTAGCCCTGAGCTTCCCGGATATGCAGCTTGAGAACTGGACCGGTATGTTCTTTGACGGCACCGAAACGGCCTATGCGCTGCTTCGGGTGGACGAAGTGGGGCTTGCGAAGATTGCGGACGTGACGTTGAGCCCGCCGGCGTCGGGTGATTATCTGAAAGTGAAGGCCTATGGCGGCGGCGCGGGAAATTCAACGCTCTGGGTGACACTGCCTTTTGACCGCTACTACATGGACGAGTTTCAGGCGCCGGCCGCCGAGGCGGCTTATCGCGGGCAAAGCCGAACGGAGGAGGGCGCCCATGCCGTCATCCGCGTGCGGGAGGGCGAAGGGGTGATCGCGGGGCTGTACTTCGGCGATCTATCCATCGAGGAATACCTCCGGCAGGAGGCTGAGAAAACGGTGCCTGCTGAGTAA
- a CDS encoding DUF1624 domain-containing protein — MSNSPAIDPSRDRVQSIDQFRGYAIFGMMLVNFFGHYSTKWVDALNIEGLKDPLKFIFGEQLHHHNHYMTYADTIAPIFMFVVGIGLRISWLKKVEKYPPNVARKSLAGRYFTLVLIAFAIYTGWLWDALMSIGLAGLVGLLVVDKKWTVRIAFALALLTAYQLIFSYTSYGVWLLRLGSYGDGPNDLPWPVITIFLPLRDALLDVKINGGPLGHWSWAFILICGTVAYDIMATRDRNKILAGLACMGLILTVAGWGVRAVGTKAYFSKAEPWAAAAMLENDFGPAKEIMGKSHGMFASTAKGNPEAEAALEAGNLEEFARLSHDKLVALAAQKPTEAPRYANGWVFSKNYLTMPFPFWATALAVFHLLAFYIICDILKFNVPGMAVVGMNPLFLYIFQSLTLEMYGNLNSHWNYKSTESGLFVLGSFVVYWGIMYSMARYFYNRNIVIKI; from the coding sequence ATGTCCAACTCGCCCGCTATCGATCCGTCCAGAGATCGCGTCCAGTCCATCGACCAGTTTCGCGGCTATGCCATTTTCGGCATGATGCTGGTCAATTTTTTCGGCCACTACAGCACCAAGTGGGTGGATGCCCTGAACATTGAAGGGCTCAAAGACCCTCTCAAATTCATTTTCGGCGAGCAGCTCCACCACCACAACCATTACATGACCTACGCCGACACCATCGCCCCCATCTTCATGTTCGTCGTCGGCATCGGCCTGCGCATCTCGTGGCTCAAGAAGGTCGAGAAGTATCCGCCCAATGTCGCCCGAAAGTCGCTGGCCGGGCGCTACTTCACGCTGGTGCTCATCGCTTTCGCCATCTACACCGGCTGGCTTTGGGACGCCCTGATGAGCATCGGCCTCGCCGGACTCGTCGGCCTGCTGGTCGTGGACAAGAAGTGGACCGTGCGCATCGCGTTTGCCCTGGCCCTGCTCACGGCCTATCAGCTCATCTTCTCCTACACCAGCTACGGCGTCTGGCTCTTGCGCCTCGGAAGCTATGGCGATGGTCCCAACGACCTGCCCTGGCCCGTCATCACCATCTTCCTGCCCCTGCGTGACGCCCTGCTGGACGTCAAGATCAACGGCGGGCCGCTGGGCCACTGGAGCTGGGCATTCATCTTGATCTGCGGCACAGTAGCCTATGACATCATGGCCACGCGCGATCGCAATAAGATTCTGGCGGGACTTGCCTGCATGGGCCTCATCCTTACGGTTGCGGGCTGGGGCGTCCGGGCTGTCGGCACCAAGGCCTACTTCAGCAAAGCTGAACCCTGGGCCGCCGCCGCCATGTTGGAAAACGACTTTGGCCCCGCAAAAGAAATAATGGGAAAGAGCCACGGCATGTTTGCTTCGACCGCCAAAGGCAATCCCGAAGCCGAAGCAGCCCTCGAAGCGGGCAATCTCGAAGAATTCGCTCGCCTGTCCCACGACAAACTGGTGGCCCTGGCCGCGCAGAAGCCCACAGAAGCCCCGCGCTACGCCAACGGCTGGGTGTTCTCCAAGAACTACCTGACCATGCCCTTCCCCTTCTGGGCCACCGCCCTCGCGGTCTTCCACCTGCTCGCCTTCTACATCATCTGCGATATTTTGAAATTCAACGTGCCCGGCATGGCGGTCGTGGGCATGAATCCCCTGTTTCTATACATCTTCCAGTCGCTTACCCTGGAGATGTACGGCAATCTGAATTCCCACTGGAATTACAAGTCCACCGAAAGCGGGCTGTTCGTTCTGGGCTCTTTCGTGGTCTACTGGGGAATCATGTATTCCATGGCGCGCTACTTCTACAACCGAAATATCGTCATTAAGATCTAG
- a CDS encoding ADP-ribosylglycohydrolase family protein, translating to MEAECESERDTFAVTEAALGCLAGMAAGDALGLPFEGLSAQRRRRMYPKLRQCFMLRHGMISDDTEHACMAAQAVIASGGDPDRFVRSLSWRLRFWLLGLPAGVGLATARAILRLWAGTAWQRSGVYSAGNGPAMRSPILGVLFARQPVLLRELVRRSTVLTHTDPKAFFGALVVAIAAREAAIRRDALRPEAFLECVESELADGAEEMVSLVREVVASVGRGASTGDFAREMGLATGVSGYMYHTVPVVLHAWLSSPMDYEAAVSAVIDCGGDTDTTAAITGAILGAATGFEGIPGAWIDGLAEWPCGIAWIRRVAARSAEVAERGVPSAPVRLNVPGQLLRNLFFLCVVLLHGFRRLLPPY from the coding sequence ATGGAAGCGGAATGCGAATCGGAAAGAGACACTTTCGCAGTGACCGAAGCTGCCCTGGGGTGTCTTGCGGGCATGGCTGCGGGCGACGCGCTGGGGCTTCCTTTTGAAGGGCTTTCCGCGCAGCGCCGGCGTCGCATGTATCCGAAGCTCCGGCAGTGTTTTATGTTGCGCCACGGCATGATCTCCGATGACACCGAGCACGCCTGCATGGCGGCCCAGGCGGTGATTGCGTCGGGCGGCGATCCGGACCGTTTTGTGCGCAGCCTTTCCTGGCGGCTCCGGTTCTGGTTGCTGGGTCTCCCCGCCGGCGTGGGTCTGGCCACGGCGCGGGCGATCCTGCGACTCTGGGCTGGGACCGCGTGGCAGCGCAGCGGTGTTTACTCGGCCGGCAACGGTCCGGCCATGCGCAGCCCGATTCTTGGCGTGCTGTTTGCCCGCCAGCCGGTGCTGCTCCGCGAACTGGTACGCCGCTCAACCGTGCTGACGCACACGGACCCCAAGGCATTTTTCGGAGCGCTGGTGGTGGCGATTGCCGCGCGTGAGGCCGCAATCAGAAGGGACGCACTTCGGCCCGAAGCGTTTCTGGAGTGTGTCGAGTCGGAACTCGCCGACGGCGCGGAGGAAATGGTGTCGCTGGTCAGGGAGGTGGTCGCGAGCGTGGGACGGGGGGCATCCACGGGCGATTTCGCGCGGGAGATGGGTCTTGCCACGGGCGTCAGCGGCTACATGTACCATACCGTACCGGTCGTACTTCACGCATGGCTTTCTTCTCCGATGGACTACGAGGCTGCCGTGTCCGCGGTAATCGACTGTGGTGGCGATACGGATACGACAGCGGCGATTACTGGCGCGATTCTGGGGGCGGCCACGGGATTCGAGGGAATCCCCGGCGCGTGGATCGATGGACTGGCCGAATGGCCCTGCGGCATCGCCTGGATCCGCAGGGTCGCCGCGCGGAGCGCAGAGGTTGCCGAGCGTGGCGTTCCGTCCGCACCTGTGCGACTTAATGTGCCAGGACAGCTCTTGCGCAACTTGTTTTTTCTGTGCGTGGTACTGTTACATGGCTTCCGGCGACTGTTGCCGCCTTATTGA
- a CDS encoding sulfatase-like hydrolase/transferase, with the protein MPIRAAGLFVSLLFVILSAPAAEARPNIVLLMADDLGWGDPGFNGGTVIGTPNLDAMAAAGLKFNRFYSAAPVCSPTRGSCLTGRHPFRYGVRFANGGHMKPEEITLPEILSEVGYATGHFGKWHLGTMTPKYSGQTAREPEKHYATPGMNGFAEWFSTEFAVGTWDPYAVESLHPVLKGVVDRRALYWQNGENVKESLDGDDSRIIMDKAIPFIEGAVAAAKPFLSVIWFHAPHAPVVGGPAYRARYAEHPAEAQHYYAAVAAMDEQVGRLRAKLRELKVAETTIVFFCSDNGPEGDAPGERYMGSAGQFRGRKRSLFEGGVRVPGLLEWPAQVKAGTVSDYPAVTSDYLPTILEVLSISMPDSRPMDGISLVPVIRDGIQERPAPIAFETLGKAGSVETRESPAVALTDNRYKLLTDFSASGAEDLLFDLQTDPGETTNLAASEVARVAAMKDTLAAWRASCLASDGGADYRTVK; encoded by the coding sequence ATGCCGATTCGTGCCGCCGGTCTCTTCGTCTCTCTGCTCTTCGTAATCCTCTCCGCGCCCGCCGCCGAAGCGCGGCCCAATATCGTCCTGTTAATGGCCGACGACCTCGGCTGGGGCGATCCGGGCTTCAACGGCGGCACGGTCATCGGGACACCGAACCTGGACGCCATGGCCGCGGCGGGGCTGAAGTTCAATCGATTTTATTCGGCCGCGCCGGTGTGCAGTCCCACGCGGGGCAGTTGCCTGACGGGGCGGCATCCTTTTCGTTACGGCGTTCGCTTTGCCAATGGCGGCCACATGAAGCCCGAGGAGATCACCCTGCCCGAGATTCTTTCGGAGGTGGGCTACGCCACCGGGCACTTCGGCAAGTGGCACCTGGGGACGATGACGCCCAAGTATTCTGGGCAGACCGCTCGGGAACCGGAAAAGCACTATGCCACACCGGGGATGAACGGGTTTGCGGAGTGGTTCAGCACGGAGTTTGCCGTGGGCACCTGGGACCCCTATGCGGTGGAAAGCCTTCACCCGGTGTTGAAGGGTGTCGTGGACAGGCGGGCGCTCTACTGGCAGAATGGCGAGAATGTCAAAGAGTCGCTGGATGGGGATGACTCGCGGATCATCATGGATAAGGCGATTCCCTTCATTGAAGGGGCCGTGGCGGCGGCGAAGCCCTTCCTTTCGGTGATCTGGTTTCACGCGCCTCATGCGCCGGTGGTGGGTGGGCCGGCGTACCGCGCGCGTTATGCGGAGCACCCTGCAGAAGCGCAACACTATTATGCGGCGGTGGCGGCGATGGATGAACAGGTCGGGCGACTTCGGGCGAAGCTGCGCGAGCTCAAGGTGGCGGAGACTACCATCGTTTTCTTCTGCTCCGATAACGGTCCCGAAGGGGACGCGCCGGGCGAGCGCTACATGGGGTCCGCGGGCCAATTCCGAGGACGCAAGCGGAGCCTGTTTGAAGGGGGCGTTCGCGTACCGGGGCTGCTTGAATGGCCCGCACAGGTTAAGGCCGGAACGGTGTCCGACTACCCCGCCGTGACGAGCGACTACCTCCCGACGATCCTCGAAGTCTTGAGCATTTCGATGCCTGATTCACGACCCATGGACGGAATCAGCTTGGTCCCGGTTATCCGCGACGGGATCCAGGAGCGCCCCGCGCCCATTGCCTTTGAGACCCTGGGCAAGGCGGGTTCCGTGGAAACACGAGAATCACCGGCGGTGGCGCTGACGGACAATCGCTACAAGTTGTTGACGGACTTTTCCGCGTCTGGCGCGGAGGACCTGCTCTTTGACCTGCAAACGGACCCGGGCGAGACGACGAATCTGGCTGCATCGGAAGTGGCGCGCGTGGCTGCTATGAAGGATACTTTGGCGGCGTGGCGCGCGAGCTGTTTGGCGAGTGACGGCGGGGCGGATTACCGGACGGTAAAGTAA
- a CDS encoding DUF2157 domain-containing protein, which translates to MGQRSIRWLYDELPGLVASGVVSAETAARLREHYGPAPEGGVNVAKILLAILGALLIGAGIILTLASNWDELGRPARAVLSFLPLLLGQAIAAWTLARRMDSIAWREGASAFLALSIGASIALVGQTYHIPGNLANFLFTWLLLGLPLIYLYRSATVAMLYFIGATGWAIEAQSQGGHALWYWAMLSAALPFLWLEHRRDSAAPRNAFLGWVLCLNLCVGLGVSLEKVLPGLWIVIYTAMFAAFCLLGRESVTGRSGQPFRLVGGVGTVVLALLLTFDFGWNDIGFRHYRAGNARYLEWVGVADYALLLIALGAVVALAVRSAGRRDWNALAWVVSPALACAFFVLCSLETGAGVDTLAAYAYNLYLFVLGIVVLRAGIVSGRMATANAGLGILALLFTFRFFDSDMGILFRGVAFILIGMGFLGANLWISRRAAKQKELAS; encoded by the coding sequence ATGGGCCAACGATCGATACGATGGCTGTACGACGAACTGCCGGGACTGGTGGCCTCGGGCGTGGTGTCGGCGGAGACGGCGGCGCGTCTTCGCGAGCACTATGGGCCAGCGCCGGAAGGCGGCGTCAACGTGGCGAAGATATTGCTCGCGATTCTCGGCGCACTGCTGATTGGCGCGGGCATTATCCTGACGCTGGCGAGCAACTGGGATGAGCTGGGCAGGCCCGCGCGGGCGGTGTTGAGCTTTCTTCCGTTGCTGCTGGGCCAGGCGATTGCCGCGTGGACGCTGGCGCGGCGCATGGACTCGATTGCGTGGCGGGAGGGGGCGAGTGCATTTCTTGCGCTGTCGATCGGGGCAAGCATTGCGCTGGTGGGGCAGACCTACCACATCCCCGGCAACCTGGCGAATTTTCTTTTCACGTGGCTGCTGCTCGGGCTGCCGTTGATCTACCTTTACCGCAGCGCGACCGTCGCCATGCTCTATTTCATCGGGGCGACGGGCTGGGCGATTGAGGCGCAGAGTCAGGGCGGGCATGCCCTGTGGTACTGGGCCATGCTGTCGGCCGCGCTGCCCTTTCTTTGGCTGGAGCACCGGCGGGACAGCGCCGCGCCGCGCAATGCCTTCCTCGGCTGGGTGCTGTGCCTGAATCTTTGCGTGGGGCTGGGTGTGTCGCTGGAGAAGGTGTTGCCGGGCCTGTGGATCGTGATTTACACGGCGATGTTTGCAGCCTTCTGCCTGCTGGGCCGCGAATCCGTGACGGGGCGTTCGGGTCAGCCTTTCCGCTTGGTTGGCGGCGTGGGCACGGTGGTTCTCGCGTTGCTGCTGACCTTTGACTTTGGCTGGAACGACATCGGGTTCCGTCACTATCGCGCAGGCAATGCGCGCTATCTGGAATGGGTCGGGGTTGCGGACTACGCACTCCTGCTGATAGCTCTCGGGGCGGTGGTTGCGCTTGCGGTGCGCAGTGCGGGGCGCAGGGATTGGAACGCCCTCGCCTGGGTGGTGTCGCCCGCGCTCGCCTGTGCGTTTTTTGTGTTGTGCAGTCTGGAGACGGGGGCCGGCGTTGATACTTTGGCGGCTTATGCCTACAACCTGTACCTGTTTGTCCTCGGTATTGTGGTCTTGCGCGCGGGCATCGTGTCCGGGCGGATGGCTACGGCGAACGCGGGGCTGGGCATTCTTGCGTTGCTCTTTACGTTCCGATTCTTTGACAGCGACATGGGGATTCTATTTCGGGGCGTGGCCTTTATCCTTATCGGGATGGGCTTTCTGGGTGCGAACCTGTGGATATCGCGGCGTGCCGCAAAGCAGAAGGAGTTGGCGTCATGA
- a CDS encoding antitoxin, with protein MQKAKIFPNGRSQAIRLPKDFRFDGEEVYISKLNGIVMLFPVTGGWDTLLASLDMFSDDFMVEREAPEADQEREAF; from the coding sequence ATGCAGAAAGCCAAGATTTTCCCCAACGGCCGCTCTCAGGCGATTCGCCTGCCTAAAGATTTTCGCTTTGACGGTGAAGAGGTCTACATCAGCAAGCTGAACGGAATTGTGATGCTCTTTCCCGTAACCGGCGGCTGGGATACCTTACTTGCAAGCCTGGACATGTTTTCCGATGATTTCATGGTCGAGCGGGAAGCTCCCGAAGCAGACCAGGAGCGAGAGGCGTTTTGA
- a CDS encoding CehA/McbA family metallohydrolase has translation MNHRVGLTAVLFIALFIVPCVVQAHDDAHGPLVPVSPEAEALIHTAPGATVAGVPAVAEGAQSALLNLRVIDLATGEPTFCRVNVIGQDGNYYEPEAHAQQPWSLQRLGNRKEKGPFRYYGWFFYCDGDESVRVPTGDCTIEVWKGFEFRPVRQTISIAAAATQEVTITLERTLDMAAAGWYSGDPHIHLNRRDNTDLERALDLTAAEDIRYGFLLGMNDPKQFNGVMADQEWPQLQGMGDASVLQRGNQVVSSGFEYRNVTFGHILLLMADELLFKDQVLAVNEWPTFAEVAKEVHRLNGKAFHAHGGYEKEIYADYIPGATDGVELLQFAIYRGIGLEGWYHILNAGFRFPSVGASDFPYCRALGDCRTYVRLGEDKSMRAWTDAAVAGRSFMTTGPMLDFTVNGAGPGDSLNIDADAKVVNVSLSVRSEVSTVSDVEIIANGTVAKHFRVDRTTEAGRLPQKLTYRFELPLSGSTWFAARAYGEQVKGLPDAEAHTNPIYVMRGEAPIANMASVNWLLARLDERIVEIEAMDFEKKADVIRYYQDCRALLAARMGGSSD, from the coding sequence ATGAACCATCGGGTGGGTCTAACCGCAGTCCTCTTCATCGCCCTCTTCATAGTCCCATGCGTGGTTCAGGCCCACGACGACGCCCACGGCCCCCTCGTGCCCGTCTCCCCCGAGGCCGAGGCGCTCATCCACACGGCCCCCGGCGCGACCGTTGCCGGCGTGCCCGCCGTTGCCGAGGGCGCGCAGTCGGCCCTGCTGAACCTGCGTGTGATCGATCTGGCTACCGGCGAGCCCACCTTCTGCCGCGTCAATGTCATCGGGCAGGACGGCAACTACTACGAGCCGGAAGCCCACGCCCAGCAGCCCTGGAGCCTCCAGCGTCTCGGCAATCGCAAGGAGAAAGGCCCTTTTCGCTACTACGGCTGGTTTTTCTATTGCGATGGCGACGAATCGGTCCGCGTACCCACTGGAGACTGCACCATCGAGGTGTGGAAGGGTTTTGAGTTTCGTCCCGTCCGTCAGACCATTTCCATCGCGGCGGCGGCCACGCAGGAAGTCACCATTACCCTGGAGCGCACGCTGGACATGGCGGCGGCGGGCTGGTATTCGGGCGATCCCCATATTCACCTGAACCGTCGCGACAACACGGACCTGGAGCGCGCCCTCGACCTCACGGCGGCGGAGGATATCCGCTATGGCTTCCTCCTGGGCATGAACGATCCGAAACAGTTCAACGGCGTGATGGCGGACCAGGAGTGGCCCCAGTTGCAGGGCATGGGCGATGCATCGGTGCTGCAGCGCGGCAATCAGGTGGTCAGTTCAGGTTTTGAATATCGAAACGTTACCTTCGGCCACATCCTCCTGCTCATGGCGGACGAGCTCCTCTTCAAAGATCAGGTGCTCGCGGTCAATGAATGGCCCACCTTCGCCGAAGTCGCCAAGGAAGTCCACCGCCTCAACGGCAAAGCCTTTCACGCCCACGGGGGCTACGAAAAGGAGATCTACGCCGACTACATTCCAGGCGCGACGGACGGCGTGGAACTCCTGCAGTTCGCCATCTATCGCGGCATCGGCCTGGAGGGCTGGTACCACATTCTGAACGCGGGCTTTCGCTTTCCCTCGGTCGGCGCCAGCGATTTCCCTTACTGCCGGGCCCTGGGCGATTGCCGCACCTATGTGCGCCTGGGCGAGGATAAATCCATGCGCGCCTGGACCGACGCCGCCGTTGCGGGCCGCAGTTTCATGACCACCGGCCCGATGCTCGACTTCACGGTGAATGGCGCGGGTCCCGGCGACTCGCTCAACATCGACGCGGACGCTAAGGTGGTCAATGTGTCCCTGTCCGTGCGCTCAGAGGTTTCCACCGTTTCCGATGTCGAAATCATCGCGAATGGAACCGTCGCAAAGCACTTCCGAGTCGACCGCACCACAGAAGCCGGCCGCCTGCCCCAGAAGCTCACCTATCGCTTCGAACTCCCCCTGAGCGGCTCCACCTGGTTCGCCGCGCGGGCCTACGGCGAGCAGGTCAAAGGACTCCCCGACGCCGAGGCCCACACCAACCCGATATACGTGATGCGCGGCGAAGCGCCCATCGCAAACATGGCGTCGGTAAACTGGCTGCTCGCCAGGCTCGACGAGCGTATCGTGGAAATCGAGGCCATGGACTTCGAGAAGAAAGCCGATGTAATCCGTTACTACCAGGACTGCCGCGCCCTGCTGGCAGCGCGTATGGGCGGGTCAAGTGATTGA